The following are encoded together in the Limanda limanda chromosome 12, fLimLim1.1, whole genome shotgun sequence genome:
- the foxo3a gene encoding forkhead box protein O3a, which yields MAEPPRNVEIDPDFEPQKRPRSCTWPLPRPESGAGKPDTHDTDVIPEEEDDDEEGAAETPRGGDVKPRGASCTGGPGSQPVEIRRGPSAEEAADGSSPSGLTPSSADSLRGSASQQLRKSSARRNAWGNYSYADLITQAIESSPENRLTLSQIYDWMVRSVPYFKDKGDSNSSAGWKNSIRHNLSLHSRFVKVQNEGTGKSSWWMVNPEGGKGGKAPRRRAVSMDNSKYIKGARGRATKKKASLQAAQEGSSESSSSLSKWTGSPTSRSSDELDAWTDFRSRTNSNASTISGRLSPILANLELDEVPDDDSPLSPMLYSSPSSMSPSTGPTGLSDLAGTMNLNDGLSDNLMDDLLDNISLTASQQPPPGEEDSGADDQGSSLFTFSCSGSSLGSPSGSYGPNPLFSPPSITSLRQSPMQTIQENKQTTFSCISHFSDHQTLQDLLSLDSHSPSNVMLTQSDPLMSQASTAIALQNARRNAMLLRKDHMSVNPTIAGQGQSSSVPGWQAGLSTSDGDASQPIAKQPHLKSPSKNASMQLGSGLSGQDRFPADLDLDVFNGSLECDMDSIIRNELMDADCLDLSFDSCLTSAQNANRNSGSFSSSKQTSPQSWVPS from the exons ATGGCCGAGCCGCCGCGGAACGTGGAGATCGACCCGGACTTCGAGCCCCAGAAGCGGCCCCGCTCCTGCACCTGGCCGCTGCCCCGTCCGGAGTCCGGAGCGGGCAAACCCGACACCCATGACACTGACGTAATCcccgaggaggaggatgacgacGAGGAGGGCGCCGCGGAGACCCCCCGCGGTGGGGATGTGAAGCCCCGGGGGGCGAGCTGCACCGGGGGGCCCGGCTCGCAGCCCGTGGAGATCCGGCGCGGCCCCAGCGCGGAGGAGGCGGCGGACGGCTCTTCTCCCTCCGGGCTGACCCCCTCCTCCGCTGACTCCctccgcggctctgcctcccaGCAGCTGAGGAAGTCCTCCGCCCGCAGGAACGCCTGGGGCAACTACTCCTATGCAGACCTCATCACCCAGGCCATCGAGAGCTCCCCGGAGAACAGGCTGACCTTGTCCCAGATCTACGACTGGATGGTGAGGTCTGTGCCGTACTTCAAGGACAAAGGCGACAGCAACAGCTCTGCGGGCTGGAAG AATTCCATCCGACACAATCTGTCCCTCCACAGTCGTTTTGTCAAAGTCCAGAATGAAGGGACAGGGAAAAGTTCCTGGTGGATGGTCAACCCAGAGGGGGGGAAGGGAGGCAAAGCTCCTCGCCGACGGGCTGTATCCATGGACAACAGTAAGTACATCAAAGGGGCTCGAGGACGGGCCACCAAGAAGAAGGCCTCACTGCAAGCCGCTCAAGAGGGCAGCTCTGAGAGCTCCTCGAGCCTCTCCAAGTGGACAGGAAGTCCAACTTCCCGCAGCAGCGATGAGCTCGACGCCTGGACAGACTTCCGCTCCCGGACAAATTCTAACGCCAGCACAATCAGCGGTCGTCTGTCCCCGATCCTGGCCAACCTGGAGCTGGACGAGGTGCCTGATGATGACTCTCCACTCTCCCCAATGCTGTACTCCAGTCCCAGCAGCATGTCCCCGTCCACAGGGCCCACTGGGCTCTCTGACCTGGCAGGTACCATGAACCTCAATGATGGGCTCTCTGACAACCTGATGGACGACCTTTTAGACAATATCAGCCTGACGGCatcccagcagcctcctcctggagaggaggacagtggAGCAGACGATCAGGGGAGCTCCCTGTTTACCTTCAGCTGCTCAGGAAGCAGTCTGGGTAGCCCCTCTGGCAGCTACGGTCCCAACCCTCTTTTCAGCCCTCCGTCCATCACGAGCCTGCGCCAGTCGCCCATGCAGACCAttcaggagaacaagcagaccACCTTCTCCTGCATCTCGCACTTTAGCGACCATCAGACCCTGCAGGATCTGCTCAGTCTGGACTCCCACAGCCCCAGCAACGTCATGCTCACCCAGTCCGACCCGCTGATGTCGCAGGCCAGCACCGCCATCGCTCTGCAAAACGCTCGTCGAAATGCCATGCTGCTGCGCAAAGACCACATGTCGGTGAACCCCACCATCGCAGGTCAGGGTCAAAGCTCATCAGTGCCTGGTTGGCAAGCTGGCTTGTCAACCTCTGACGGCGATGCCAGTCAACCTATTGCCAAGCAGCCACACCTGAAGTCACCCAGCAAGAACGCATCTATGCAGCTCGGCTCTGGTTTGTCCGGCCAGGACCGCTTTCCTGCCGATCTGGACCTGGACGTGTTCAACGGCAGCCTGGAGTGTGACATGGACTCCATCATCCGCAACGAGTTGATGGATGCAGATTGCCTGGACCTCAGCTTCGACTCTTGCCTCACTTCCGCCCAGAACGCCAACAGGAATTCAGGAAGCTTCTCAAGCTCGAAACAGACCTCCCCTCAAAGCTGGGTCCCGAGCTGA
- the LOC133016002 gene encoding sex comb on midleg-like protein 4, with amino-acid sequence MSVPAATAQKSDGNNSEMQSAAVAPSFLPSQSGKIPGRKRGRPPLRNVAKMDFPNRYPESLPPLKVPKKRGRKPGIKLKPRMVMTPLAISPPSSTPEPDMSSIPQDAATIPHSATPQVLTVCIYINKQANTGPNLDRKKIQQLPDHFGPDRPSVVLQQAVQGCIDSAFQQKTVFTLLTQGYGGEKISATFDGKQHLLSLPVVNSIDYVLRFLKKLCRSLHCENLFSDQPITQHSGRSYQSDAETSMADDYHLDQSDGKRYSMDPGDSAFGSISSSYSPKSSYGFRSSQQFSNGSASMSMCRQSSTSPSTFPESNRTGYSASPESQESKAPHNKDPTTWSVEEVVWFIRDADPHALGPHADVFRKHEIDGNALLLLKSDMIMKYLGLKLGPALKLCYHIDKLKQIKF; translated from the exons ATGAGTGTACCTGCAGCAACGGCACAGAAATCAGACGGCAACAACAGTGAAATGCAATCAGCTGCAGTggctccctccttcctccccagCCAGTCGGGGAAGATACCGggcaggaagagagggagaccCCCACTCCGCAATGTCGCTAAGATGGATTTTCCCAACCGCTACCCAGAATCGCTGCCTCCGCTCAAAGTGCcaaagaagagggggagaaagcCGGGCATCAAG CTCAAACCCAGGATGGTGATGACGCCGTTGGCTATTTCTCCACCCAGCAGCACTCCAGAGCCAGATATGAGCTCCATCCCTCAGGATGCCGCCACCATCCCTCACTCTGCCACGCCCCAGGTGCTCACAG TGTGTATCTACATCAACAAGCAGGCCAACACGGGCCCCAACCTGGACAGGAAGAAGATCCAGCAGCTCCCCGATCACTTTGGACCCGACCGGCCCTCGGTGGTGCTGCAGCAGGCCGTCCAGGGCTGCATCGACAGCGCCTTCCAGCAGAAAACAGTGTTCACGCTCCTCACACAAGGCTACGGGGGAGAAAAAATATCAG CCACGTTTGACGGGAAGCAGCACCTTCTGAGCCTCCCTGTGGTCAACAGTATTGACTATGTGCTTCGTTTTCTGAAGAAACTCTGTCGCAGCTTGCACTGTGAGAACCTCTTCAGTGATCAGCCCATCACCCAGCACAGTGGCCGCTCCTACCAGTCAGATG CTGAGACATCCATGGCAGACGACTACCACTTAGACCAATCAGACGGCAAACGCTACTCCATGGACCCTGGCGATTCTGCTTTCGGCTCCATAAGCTCGTCCTACTCGCCAAAGTCCTCCTACGGGTTCCGTTCATCACAGCAGTTCTCCAACGGCTCAGCCTCCATGAGCATGTGCAGGCAGTCGTCAACCAGCCCAAGCACGTTCCCAGAGAGcaacaggacag GATACAGTGCATCTCCAGAGTCCCAGGAGTCCAAAGCTCCGCACAATAAAGACCCAACCACCTGGTCTGTGGAAGAGGTCGTCTGGTTCATCAGGGACGCAGACCCACACGCTCTTGGGCCTCATGCGGATGTCTTTAGAAAACAT gAGATTGATGGAAACGCTTTGCTACTCCTGAAGAGTGACATGATCATGAAGTACCTCGGACTGAAGCTGGGGCCGGCCTTGAAGCTTTGCTACCACATCGACAAACTAAAGCAGATAAAGTTCTGA
- the afg1la gene encoding AFG1 like ATPase a codes for MAVLAPLCVGMSPSAFPGIRRLFTGCSRSPLTCLTQICKRGYSVKARQEVEEEVEKEVGAGAGATRSFCGPVDHYSGLIRDGTLREDEHQRSVVQRLDELHKTLRGYSNTPTSIFSKFFTKPKPPQGFYIFGDVGTGKTMVMDMFYSYVETEKKKRVHFHGFMLDVHKRIHRLKQSMPKRKAGKMAKSYDPIAPVAEEISEEACVLCFDEFQVTDIADAMIVKQLFENLFLNGVVVVATSNRPPEDLYKNGLQRVNFVPFIAVLQKYCETLRLDSGIDYRRRNRPSAGKLYFLSSEPDVEATLDKMFDELAFKQNDITRPRVMNILNRKVRLNKARGTIADCTFEELCDRPLGASDYLEISRLFDTLFIRHIPLLTLNKKTQARRLITLVDALYDHKVRVVILADHPLEDLFVLDGDRGHDESNILMDDLGLKRDEASSLSIFSGEEERFAFQRTVSRLTEMQTEEYWLEGDRSTKSQV; via the exons ATGGCGGTCCTCGCACCGCTGTGTGTGGGGATGTCACCCTCAGCCTTCCCGGGCATCAGGCGTCTGTTTACGGGGTGTTCCAGGAGCCCGCTGACATGTTTAACGCAGATCTGCAAACGAG GTTACTCCGTCAAAGCCcggcaggaggtggaggaggaggtggagaaggaggtgggTGCTGGTGCCGGCGCCACCAGGAGCTTCTGCGGGCCTGTGGATCACTACAGCGGGCTGATCAGGGACGGGACACTGCGGGAGGACGAGCACCAGAGATCGGTGGTGCAGAGACTGGACGAGCTGCACAAAACACTGAGAGGATACAGCAACACTCCCACGTCCATCTTCTCCAAG TTTTTTACAAAGCCTAAACCTCCACAAGGCTTCTACATATTTGGTGATGTCG GCACAGGAAAAACAATGGTCAtggacatgttttattcatatgtGGAGACGGAAAAGAAAAAGCGGGTTCATTTCCATGGCTTTATGTTGGATGTGCATAAAA GGATCCATCGATTAAAGCAGAGTATGCCAAAGAGGAAAGCAGGTAAAATGGCCAAATCCTATGACCCAATTGCTCCAGTTGCTGAGGAGATCAGTGAGGAGGCTTGTGTTTTGTGCTTTGATGAGTTTCAG GTCACTGATATCGCTGATGCCATGATTGTCAAGCAGCTTTTTGAGAATCTGTTTCTGAACGGAGTTGTTGTCGTGGCAACTTCTAATCGACCTCCTGAAG ATTTGTATAAAAATGGGCTGCAGAGAGTCAACTTTGTGCCTTTTATTGCCGTGTTGCAG AAATATTGCGAAACTCTTCGGCTGGATTCTGGGATCGATTACCGCAGAAGAAACAGACCCTCGGCTGGAAAACTCTACTTCCT CTCAAGTGAACCTGACGTAGAAGCGACTCTTGACAAGATGTTTGATGAGCTGGCTTTCAAGCAGAATGACA TTACACGACCGAGAGTTATGAACATTCTCAACAGAAAAGTGCGTCTGAACAAAGCTCGTGGGACCATTGCAGACTGTACGTTTGAGGAGCTCTGTGATAGG CCTTTAGGGGCCAGTGACTACCTCGAGATATCCAGGCTGTTCGACACCCTCTTTATCCGTCACATTCCTCTGCTCACGCTGAACAAAAAAACTCAAGCCAGGCGACTCATCACGCTGGTGGACGCTCTTTACGACCACAAG GTGCGGGTGGTGATTCTCGCGGACCACCCTCTGGAGGACCTTTTTGTGCTCGACGGGGATCGCGGTCATGATGAGAGCAACATTCTCATGGACGATCTGGGGCTGAAAAGG GACGAGGCCAGCAGTCTGTCCATATTcagtggagaagaggaaaggTTTGCCTTCCAGAGGACGGTGTCTCGGCTCACAGAGATGCAGACTGAAGAATATTGGCTGGAAGGGGACAGAAGCACCAAGTCGCAGGTTTAA